In one window of Methanosarcina vacuolata Z-761 DNA:
- a CDS encoding restriction endonuclease subunit S has translation MIHALKPYPAYKDSGIPWIGDVPEHWKQLPGRACFTEKKVPNIGLLEKTVLSLSYGQIVIKPPEKLHGLVPESFETYQIIEPNDIIIRSTDLQNDQNSLRFGFAKTKGIITSAYMCFQTQKLLIPEYGHLLLHTYDLMKIFYGRGSGLRQNLDWRDFKYLPCPVPPLSEQSAIVRYLDHIDRRIRHYILAKKKLIKLLEEQKQAIIHQAVTRGLDPNVKLKPSGIEWLGEIPEHWEVKPAKWYYREVDERSSTGSEELLSVSHITGVTPRSEKNITMFMAESYVGHKLCREGDLVINTMWAWMAALGIARQTGIVSPSYAVYRPIQKDAFLPQFIDLLLRIKPYVAEYVCRSTGIRSSRLRLYPEQFLSIPIIRPPIVEQQAILDKIYNATSELEHAIHAYNQGISLLREYRTRLIADVVTGKLDVREAAANLPEETDETEVLEDEFAGDEETAEEELESEPEEE, from the coding sequence ATGATCCACGCCCTCAAACCCTATCCAGCATACAAAGATTCAGGCATACCTTGGATAGGAGATGTGCCGGAGCATTGGAAACAACTGCCTGGACGTGCATGCTTTACTGAAAAGAAAGTGCCTAATATCGGGCTTCTAGAAAAAACAGTACTTTCCCTCAGCTATGGACAGATAGTTATCAAACCTCCTGAGAAGTTGCATGGTCTAGTTCCTGAATCATTTGAGACATATCAAATTATTGAGCCAAATGATATCATAATCCGATCGACTGATCTTCAAAACGATCAAAACAGCCTGAGGTTTGGTTTTGCTAAGACGAAAGGCATAATCACTTCTGCATATATGTGTTTTCAAACACAGAAGCTTCTAATACCGGAGTATGGTCATCTCCTTCTTCACACTTATGACCTGATGAAAATTTTCTATGGACGTGGTTCTGGGCTTCGTCAAAATCTTGATTGGCGTGATTTCAAGTATCTTCCATGCCCGGTTCCTCCTCTCTCCGAACAATCCGCCATCGTCCGGTATCTAGATCACATAGACCGACGCATTCGGCACTATATCCTTGCAAAAAAGAAATTAATCAAGCTGCTGGAGGAGCAGAAGCAGGCAATTATCCATCAAGCTGTCACCCGTGGGCTTGATCCCAATGTTAAGCTCAAGCCTTCGGGGATAGAGTGGTTAGGGGAGATACCAGAGCATTGGGAAGTAAAACCAGCCAAGTGGTATTATCGAGAAGTTGACGAGCGTTCTTCTACGGGCTCTGAAGAATTGCTTTCCGTCTCACATATTACAGGTGTTACACCAAGATCTGAAAAGAACATAACGATGTTTATGGCCGAGTCTTATGTGGGTCATAAGCTTTGTAGAGAAGGCGATCTTGTTATTAACACTATGTGGGCTTGGATGGCGGCACTTGGTATTGCACGACAGACTGGTATCGTAAGCCCTTCCTATGCAGTTTACAGGCCTATTCAAAAAGATGCATTTCTTCCTCAGTTCATAGACTTATTGTTGCGAATAAAGCCTTATGTAGCTGAGTATGTTTGTCGTTCAACTGGTATCCGTTCTTCACGCCTCCGCTTGTATCCCGAACAATTCCTTAGCATACCTATTATTCGGCCTCCAATTGTTGAACAGCAAGCGATTCTTGATAAAATTTACAATGCAACTAGTGAACTAGAACATGCAATTCATGCGTATAACCAAGGAATTTCTCTTTTACGTGAATACCGCACCCGCCTGATAGCTGACGTTGTAACTGGCAAACTAGACGTGAGAGAGGCAGCGGCGAATCTACCTGAAGAAACCGATGAAACAGAAGTTCTCGAAGACGAATTTGCCGGAGACGAAGAAACGGCTGAAGAAGAGCTTGAAAGTGAGCCAGAGGAAGAATAA
- the oadA gene encoding sodium-extruding oxaloacetate decarboxylase subunit alpha, whose amino-acid sequence MSVKITETILRDAHQSLLATRMRTRDMLEVVEQLDQIGYFSLEMWGGATFDSCIRYLNEDPWQRLRDIKKEMKDTYAQMLLRGQNLVGYRHYSDDVVKKFVTKSYQNGIDIFRIFDAVNDVRNMEFSIKVAKGLGAHVQGTVCYTISPVHTVEKYVELAKQLEGLECDSICIKDMAGLLSPNDATHIISAMKKEISIPISLHCHCTSGMAPMSYMAACEAGVDILDTALSPLAWGTSQPPTETVVAALKGTPYDTGLDLTAFEEAVKYFKVLKEKYRGILDPISEQIDTNVLIYQIPGGMLSNLVSQLKEQNALDKYDAVLSEMPRVRKELGYPPLVTPTSQIVGTQSVLNVLMGERYKVIPKEVKDYVRGLYGRPPAPISPEIIGKIIGDEEPIHCRPADLLKPEYEKRKKEAEEMGIAKSEEDILTYILYPAIAPKFLKGEMEEEALAVVAPAPEVQQEYKVPTHFKVEVDEEIYEVRIEPLGGEVSISEASPKKPSAKAVKGAVSVSMQGMVLSLKVKVEDTVEEGDTIAVIEAMKMENAVHASHSGTVREIFVSEGDTVSPGDIIMSID is encoded by the coding sequence ATGAGTGTAAAAATTACCGAAACCATCCTCCGGGATGCACATCAATCTCTCCTGGCAACCAGAATGCGGACAAGAGATATGCTCGAAGTGGTTGAACAACTGGACCAGATAGGGTATTTCTCCCTTGAAATGTGGGGAGGCGCCACCTTTGACAGCTGTATCCGCTACCTTAATGAAGATCCCTGGCAGCGCCTGAGGGATATCAAAAAAGAAATGAAAGACACATACGCTCAGATGTTGCTCAGAGGCCAGAACCTTGTAGGGTACAGGCACTATTCGGATGACGTAGTCAAGAAATTCGTTACAAAATCCTACCAGAACGGAATTGACATCTTCCGGATTTTTGATGCTGTCAATGATGTCCGGAACATGGAATTCTCTATCAAAGTGGCAAAAGGTCTTGGTGCGCACGTACAGGGTACAGTCTGCTACACCATAAGTCCGGTACATACCGTTGAGAAATATGTTGAACTTGCAAAACAACTTGAAGGACTGGAGTGCGATTCCATCTGTATCAAAGATATGGCAGGCCTTCTTTCCCCAAATGACGCCACACATATAATCAGTGCCATGAAAAAAGAAATCTCCATTCCAATTTCTCTGCACTGCCACTGCACTTCTGGAATGGCTCCAATGAGCTATATGGCAGCCTGTGAAGCAGGAGTCGATATTCTGGACACTGCACTTTCTCCCCTGGCCTGGGGAACTTCTCAGCCTCCAACCGAAACAGTCGTAGCCGCCCTCAAAGGTACTCCTTACGATACCGGGCTGGACCTGACTGCTTTTGAAGAAGCCGTAAAATATTTCAAAGTATTAAAAGAGAAATACCGGGGCATACTTGACCCTATTTCCGAACAGATCGATACTAACGTGCTCATCTACCAGATCCCTGGCGGAATGCTCTCTAACCTTGTATCTCAACTAAAAGAACAGAACGCTCTTGACAAATATGATGCCGTACTTAGTGAAATGCCCAGAGTTAGAAAGGAGCTTGGATATCCGCCTCTTGTCACCCCTACAAGCCAGATCGTGGGCACCCAGTCGGTTCTTAACGTGCTCATGGGCGAACGCTACAAGGTTATTCCAAAAGAAGTTAAGGATTATGTGCGCGGCCTATACGGGCGCCCTCCTGCTCCCATAAGCCCGGAAATAATAGGCAAGATAATCGGGGACGAGGAACCTATTCACTGCCGTCCTGCCGATCTCCTTAAGCCTGAATACGAGAAAAGGAAGAAAGAAGCCGAAGAAATGGGTATTGCTAAATCTGAAGAAGACATACTTACCTATATTCTCTATCCGGCTATCGCCCCCAAGTTTCTGAAGGGAGAAATGGAAGAAGAAGCTCTTGCAGTAGTTGCCCCTGCCCCTGAAGTACAGCAGGAATATAAAGTCCCGACCCACTTCAAGGTAGAAGTGGATGAAGAAATATATGAAGTTAGGATTGAACCTCTTGGCGGGGAAGTTTCCATATCTGAGGCTTCTCCCAAAAAGCCGAGTGCTAAGGCTGTTAAAGGAGCGGTGAGCGTCTCAATGCAGGGCATGGTCCTCTCTCTTAAGGTCAAGGTCGAAGACACTGTAGAGGAAGGCGATACAATCGCTGTCATCGAAGCTATGAAAATGGAAAATGCTGTTCATGCTTCCCATTCAGGCACTGTAAGAGAGATTTTTGTTTCCGAAGGAGATACTGTATCTCCTGGCGACATAATAATGTCAATCGACTAA
- a CDS encoding DUF262 domain-containing protein has protein sequence MREIRGDAKTVRSLLKGVKYSIDYYQREYNWREKNIQELVADLSGKFLEEYQPDHPRDKVAEYPHYFLGSIIISKKDNLNYIVDGQQRLTSLTLLLILLRNLQNGRKDQVNVDEMIVSEKFGQKSFNIYVEDRTACMEALYEGQPFDVTDCTESVQNLYQRYQDLEACFPEELCDNALPYFIDWLLENVHLVEITAYSDDDAYTIFETMNDRGLSLSNTEMLKGYLLANIDNTSKRISANDRWRERIRELNEAGKDVESDCFKAWLRSQYATKIRERKKGAKSEDFDRIGTEFHRWLHDARESIGLKQSSDFYRFIEIDFGFYSRQYLRLLEASHKSVDGLECVLYNAQNGFTLQYMLLLAPLRPSDKDEVVRRKLRIVSRFLDILLTWRLWNFRSIAYSTMQYSMFLIMRDIRGLDPEPLACKLYEILCKEKETFESNTSLRVHQQNRRSLHRVLARLTDYVEIQSGKTSRYIEYVKEGKERYEIEHIWADHHERHIDEFSQYADFAEYRNRIGGLLLLPKSFNASYGDLAYEEKLPHYNTQELNLLARSLHPQCYDHNSGFLRFVQDSGLPFKAHVQFKKKDLDERGALYLQLAKRIWTPEDLLREVDK, from the coding sequence ATGAGAGAAATAAGAGGAGATGCCAAAACAGTCCGCAGTCTGCTCAAGGGAGTAAAGTACTCTATCGACTATTACCAGCGGGAGTACAATTGGCGTGAAAAGAATATACAAGAATTGGTTGCTGACTTGAGCGGGAAGTTCCTTGAAGAATATCAGCCAGATCACCCACGCGACAAAGTCGCTGAATACCCACACTACTTTCTTGGTTCAATTATTATCAGCAAGAAGGACAATCTCAATTACATCGTTGATGGTCAGCAACGCCTTACTAGCCTCACATTGCTACTCATCCTGTTGCGTAATCTACAAAATGGCCGTAAAGACCAAGTTAATGTAGATGAGATGATAGTTTCCGAGAAATTCGGCCAAAAATCTTTCAATATTTATGTTGAAGATCGGACAGCTTGCATGGAAGCTCTATACGAAGGACAGCCCTTTGACGTCACTGACTGCACAGAGTCAGTGCAGAATCTTTATCAGCGCTATCAAGATCTTGAGGCTTGCTTCCCCGAAGAGTTGTGTGATAATGCGTTGCCGTACTTCATAGACTGGTTGCTGGAAAACGTGCATCTTGTTGAGATAACTGCTTACTCCGACGATGATGCTTATACAATTTTTGAGACAATGAATGACCGCGGCCTGTCTCTCAGTAATACGGAAATGCTCAAGGGATACCTGTTGGCTAACATCGATAATACATCCAAACGTATTTCTGCCAACGACCGTTGGCGTGAAAGAATCCGCGAGCTAAACGAAGCAGGCAAGGATGTAGAATCGGACTGTTTTAAAGCCTGGCTGCGTAGCCAGTACGCTACCAAGATTCGTGAACGCAAGAAAGGTGCAAAGTCCGAAGACTTCGACCGCATAGGCACTGAGTTTCATCGCTGGCTGCATGATGCAAGAGAATCAATTGGGCTCAAGCAAAGCTCTGATTTTTATCGATTCATAGAAATAGATTTTGGTTTTTACAGCCGTCAATACCTGCGTCTCTTAGAGGCATCACACAAGTCAGTTGATGGACTGGAGTGCGTTCTCTATAATGCCCAGAATGGATTCACACTACAATATATGCTGTTACTTGCTCCACTTCGTCCCAGTGACAAAGACGAAGTTGTGAGAAGAAAGCTACGTATTGTAAGTCGCTTCTTAGATATTCTGCTCACTTGGCGCTTGTGGAACTTCCGAAGCATTGCTTATTCCACCATGCAGTATTCTATGTTCCTCATCATGCGTGATATACGTGGGTTGGACCCTGAACCGCTGGCATGCAAGCTCTATGAAATCCTGTGCAAAGAGAAAGAAACTTTTGAGAGCAATACTTCTTTACGTGTTCATCAGCAGAATCGTCGTTCTCTGCACCGTGTTTTAGCCCGCCTGACTGACTATGTGGAAATACAGTCCGGAAAAACCTCGCGTTACATTGAGTATGTTAAAGAAGGAAAGGAACGCTATGAAATAGAACACATATGGGCTGACCATCACGAGAGGCATATTGATGAGTTCAGCCAGTACGCTGATTTCGCCGAGTACCGCAACCGCATAGGTGGGCTGTTACTTCTACCTAAGAGTTTTAACGCCAGTTATGGTGACTTAGCTTATGAGGAAAAACTGCCACATTATAACACCCAAGAATTAAACCTTCTCGCTCGCTCTTTGCATCCTCAGTGCTATGATCATAATTCAGGTTTCCTGCGTTTTGTGCAAGATAGCGGCTTGCCGTTTAAGGCACATGTGCAGTTCAAGAAAAAAGATCTTGATGAACGTGGAGCGCTTTACCTTCAACTCGCCAAGCGCATCTGGACTCCAGAAGATCTTCTACGGGAAGTGGATAAATGA
- a CDS encoding type I restriction-modification system subunit M yields the protein MIENDLNWITNFIWGIADDVLRDLYVRGKYRDVILPMTVLRRLDAVLEPTKQSVLDMKSLLDGADIKNQDQPLREAAGQAFYNTSKFTLRDLRSRASQQQLKADFEAYLDGFSPNVQDILDNFEFRNQIPRLSKADVLGKLIEKFLDPSINLSPDPVMNGDDSVKYPGLDNHGMGTIFEELLRRFNEENNEEAGEHWTPRDAVKLMARLIFLPVADRIESGTYLLYDGACGTGGMLTVAEEELKQLAEEHEKQVATHLYGQEINAETYAIAKADFLLKGEGDAADNLVGGPEYSTLSNDAFPAREFDFMLSNPPYGKSWKSDLERMGGKDGIKDLRFVIEHADDPEYSLLTRSSDGQMLFLVNMLSKMKHDTRLGSRIAEVHNGSSLFTGDAGQGESNIRRWIIENDWLEAIVALPLNMFYNTGIATYIWVLTNRKPEHRQGKVQLIDATQLYVSLRKNLGKKNCELSDEDVQKICDTFLAFEESEQSKIFPNAAFGYWKVTVERPLRLAIDLTLDATANFRKTCIEVGEEHLATLIDMAAVQLGPGPHNDFNTFLSSVETLASKAGVKLTSKRLKILQNSLARKDELAVPVIKKVYKPGKAEADPLHGRFEATVNGKLCVVEYEPDTELRDTEQVPLLEEGGIEAFIQREVLPYAADAWIEESSIKTGYEISFTRYFYKPQPLRSLEEIRADILALEKETDGLLDEIIGRDSR from the coding sequence ATGATTGAAAACGACTTAAACTGGATCACTAATTTCATCTGGGGAATTGCAGACGATGTGCTGCGAGATCTCTATGTCCGTGGTAAGTACCGTGATGTAATCCTACCTATGACTGTTCTGAGACGTTTGGATGCGGTGCTTGAACCTACAAAACAATCTGTTCTCGATATGAAATCACTTCTCGATGGGGCAGACATCAAAAACCAGGACCAGCCATTACGCGAGGCTGCAGGGCAGGCTTTCTATAACACATCGAAATTCACCCTGAGGGATCTGCGTTCCAGAGCAAGCCAGCAGCAGCTAAAGGCCGACTTTGAAGCTTACCTTGACGGTTTTTCTCCTAACGTCCAGGATATTCTTGACAATTTTGAGTTCAGAAACCAGATTCCACGTCTTTCCAAGGCTGATGTGCTCGGCAAGTTAATCGAAAAGTTTCTTGACCCGTCGATAAACTTGAGTCCAGATCCGGTTATGAATGGCGACGACTCAGTGAAATATCCTGGTCTTGACAACCACGGTATGGGTACGATCTTTGAAGAGCTTTTAAGGCGTTTCAATGAGGAAAATAACGAGGAGGCCGGCGAGCACTGGACTCCACGCGATGCTGTAAAGCTTATGGCAAGGCTGATCTTCCTTCCTGTGGCCGACCGGATTGAATCAGGAACATACCTGCTTTACGACGGGGCATGTGGAACCGGCGGTATGCTGACCGTGGCTGAAGAAGAACTGAAACAGCTCGCAGAAGAACACGAAAAACAGGTTGCAACACATCTGTATGGCCAGGAGATCAACGCCGAAACCTATGCTATTGCTAAGGCTGATTTTCTGCTCAAGGGCGAAGGCGACGCAGCAGACAACCTTGTTGGAGGACCTGAGTATTCGACCCTATCCAACGATGCTTTTCCGGCCCGCGAGTTCGACTTTATGCTTTCAAACCCGCCCTATGGTAAGAGCTGGAAGAGCGACCTTGAAAGGATGGGTGGAAAAGATGGCATTAAAGACCTGCGGTTTGTTATAGAACATGCAGACGATCCAGAATATTCGTTACTCACACGTTCTAGTGACGGGCAGATGCTATTTCTGGTCAACATGCTTTCGAAAATGAAACATGATACTAGACTCGGAAGCCGAATCGCTGAAGTTCACAATGGTTCTTCACTTTTTACTGGCGATGCAGGCCAGGGTGAGAGTAACATTCGCAGGTGGATCATTGAAAATGACTGGCTGGAAGCGATTGTCGCCTTGCCTCTGAATATGTTCTATAACACCGGCATTGCGACCTATATATGGGTTCTAACAAACCGCAAGCCAGAACACAGACAGGGTAAAGTTCAGCTTATCGATGCAACGCAGTTGTACGTATCTCTTCGCAAGAACCTGGGCAAGAAAAACTGTGAGCTGTCTGATGAGGATGTCCAGAAGATCTGTGATACCTTTCTCGCTTTTGAAGAATCCGAGCAATCTAAAATTTTCCCAAATGCTGCTTTTGGGTACTGGAAAGTGACAGTCGAAAGGCCATTACGTCTTGCTATTGATCTGACACTAGATGCGACCGCCAACTTCAGAAAGACCTGTATAGAGGTCGGGGAAGAGCATCTTGCCACACTTATCGATATGGCTGCAGTTCAGCTTGGTCCAGGTCCACATAATGATTTCAATACTTTCCTCTCTTCTGTCGAGACCCTGGCGAGCAAGGCCGGAGTCAAACTCACATCCAAACGGCTCAAAATTCTACAGAACAGCCTTGCCAGGAAAGACGAGCTGGCTGTACCTGTTATCAAAAAGGTGTATAAACCCGGAAAAGCTGAGGCTGACCCTCTGCATGGTCGTTTTGAGGCAACTGTGAACGGCAAGCTCTGTGTGGTAGAATATGAGCCTGATACAGAACTTCGCGATACTGAACAGGTGCCGTTGCTGGAGGAAGGAGGCATAGAGGCTTTTATCCAGCGCGAGGTACTCCCATATGCTGCGGATGCCTGGATCGAAGAGAGCAGCATAAAAACCGGGTATGAGATCAGTTTTACCCGTTACTTCTACAAGCCTCAGCCGTTGCGTTCTCTTGAGGAAATCCGTGCAGATATTCTAGCGCTTGAGAAAGAGACCGATGGGCTGCTGGATGAAATCATAGGGAGAGATAGTAGATGA
- a CDS encoding type I restriction endonuclease subunit R, whose product MPTDTTEKGLETLIVEAMAGKPATSQAQTDIGREPCALYGGTGWILGRWQDYNREYSVDLVQLTAFLKSTQPELAESLDLGNSSPTRQKFLFRLQGEITKRGVIDVLRKGIKHGPHNIDLFYGTPTPGNTKAEVNNALNRFSVTRQLRYSRDETKLALDLALFINGLPIATFELKNSLTKQTVEDAVEQYKRDRDAKELIFQFGRCMVHFAVDDQEVKFCTQLSGKSSWFLPFNQGYNDGAGNPPNPNGIKTDYLWKRILTPKSLTNILENYAQVVEYKNAKTKKIEKVVQIFPRYHQLDVVRKLLAHAGQHGAGNRYLIQHSAGSGKSNSIAWLAHQLIGLKKDDKEIFDSIIVITDRRVLDKQIRDTIRQFAQVSSTVGHADHSGDLRKFIEGGKKIIISTVQKFPFILDEIGTDHRGRKFAIIIDEAHSSQGGRTSAAMNEALFDPEDTINDALEKRMEARKMLPNASYFAFTATPKNKTLELFGEPYQEDEQVKHRPFHTYSMKQAIQEEFILDVLSYYTPVNSYYKLIKTVENDPEFDTKQAKKKLRKYVEGHNYAIQLKAEIMVDHFQEQVIALKKIGGQARAMVVTDGVERAIQYYYAIHDYLIERKSQYQAIVAFSGERKYGGVKVTEALINDFPSNKIEEKIKEDPYRFLICADKFQTGYDEPLLHTMYVDKVLSDIKAVQTLSRLNRAHPQKHDVFVLDFMNTTDTIQAAFSNYYRTTILSDETDPNKLHDLKADLDNYQVYAPKDIEQLVELYLNGSDRDKLDPILDVCVAVYKEQLDEDGQVDFKGKAKAFNRTYGFLASILPYTDAEWEKLSIFLNFLVPKLPAPIEEDLSKGILEAIDMDSYRVEKQAVVKIQLPDSDAEIEPVPASSGGFKSEPELDRLSNIIKSFNDQFGGIHWTDSDRIIHLITEELPAAVLADTAYQNARKNSDKQNARIELDKAAQRAAIARMSIETEFFKQFSDNESFRRAVLDTLFSLTWDDSKKE is encoded by the coding sequence ATGCCAACCGATACCACTGAAAAAGGTCTCGAAACCCTTATTGTTGAAGCGATGGCCGGAAAGCCGGCAACTTCTCAGGCACAGACAGACATAGGCAGAGAACCATGCGCTCTTTACGGTGGTACCGGCTGGATACTCGGGCGATGGCAGGATTATAACCGCGAGTACTCTGTGGATCTTGTCCAACTGACTGCTTTCCTGAAATCAACACAGCCCGAACTGGCAGAATCCCTTGACCTCGGGAACTCCAGCCCAACACGACAGAAATTCCTCTTCCGCTTGCAGGGGGAAATCACTAAGCGAGGCGTAATCGACGTTCTGCGCAAAGGCATAAAGCACGGGCCTCACAATATAGATCTCTTCTACGGAACTCCCACGCCCGGAAACACAAAAGCCGAAGTGAACAATGCTCTGAACCGCTTCAGCGTAACCAGACAGCTCAGGTACAGCCGGGATGAAACAAAACTTGCCCTCGACCTTGCGCTTTTCATCAACGGGCTGCCTATAGCCACTTTTGAACTCAAAAACAGCCTCACGAAGCAGACAGTAGAAGACGCAGTGGAACAGTACAAACGAGATCGTGATGCAAAAGAGCTTATTTTCCAGTTCGGGCGTTGTATGGTTCATTTTGCTGTGGATGACCAGGAGGTAAAGTTCTGCACACAACTGAGCGGCAAAAGCTCCTGGTTCCTTCCCTTCAACCAGGGCTACAATGACGGTGCAGGCAACCCTCCAAATCCAAATGGTATCAAGACCGATTACCTGTGGAAGCGCATTCTCACGCCAAAAAGCCTTACCAATATCCTTGAAAATTACGCGCAGGTAGTGGAGTATAAAAACGCGAAAACAAAAAAAATCGAAAAGGTAGTGCAGATTTTTCCTCGATATCACCAGCTCGATGTAGTCAGGAAACTTCTTGCTCATGCAGGTCAACACGGAGCAGGCAATCGATATCTTATCCAGCACTCGGCTGGCAGTGGCAAAAGCAATTCCATTGCGTGGCTCGCACATCAGCTTATTGGCCTCAAAAAAGATGACAAAGAAATCTTCGACTCTATTATTGTCATCACTGACCGGCGTGTTCTCGATAAGCAGATCCGCGATACAATCAGGCAGTTTGCTCAGGTAAGCTCAACAGTAGGGCACGCCGACCACTCAGGCGACCTCAGGAAGTTCATTGAAGGCGGAAAAAAGATAATCATCTCCACGGTCCAGAAATTTCCGTTCATCCTCGATGAAATTGGAACGGATCACCGTGGTCGTAAATTCGCAATCATAATTGATGAAGCTCACTCCAGCCAGGGAGGGCGCACATCGGCAGCAATGAACGAAGCCCTTTTTGATCCCGAAGATACCATAAACGATGCACTGGAAAAACGAATGGAGGCCCGCAAAATGCTTCCAAATGCCAGCTACTTTGCGTTTACTGCAACTCCTAAGAACAAAACCCTGGAACTCTTCGGGGAACCTTATCAAGAAGATGAACAGGTTAAACACCGGCCTTTCCATACCTACAGCATGAAACAGGCGATTCAGGAAGAATTCATCCTGGACGTTCTCAGTTATTATACTCCTGTTAACAGTTACTACAAACTTATCAAAACTGTGGAAAACGATCCGGAATTCGATACCAAGCAAGCGAAGAAGAAACTCCGCAAGTATGTTGAAGGTCATAACTACGCTATCCAGCTCAAAGCTGAGATCATGGTTGATCATTTTCAGGAGCAAGTGATCGCGCTTAAAAAAATTGGCGGGCAGGCAAGGGCGATGGTGGTTACGGACGGGGTAGAACGCGCAATTCAGTACTATTATGCTATCCACGACTATCTCATCGAGAGGAAAAGCCAGTATCAGGCAATTGTCGCTTTTTCAGGAGAGCGCAAATATGGTGGTGTAAAAGTTACCGAGGCCTTGATCAACGATTTCCCATCAAATAAGATCGAAGAAAAGATCAAAGAAGACCCTTACAGGTTCCTAATCTGTGCCGATAAATTCCAGACCGGCTATGACGAGCCGCTCCTGCATACGATGTACGTGGACAAGGTACTATCTGATATCAAGGCTGTTCAGACACTCTCAAGGCTTAACCGGGCACACCCTCAGAAGCATGACGTTTTTGTTCTGGACTTCATGAATACCACTGATACAATCCAGGCTGCTTTCTCAAATTACTACCGTACTACAATTCTGAGTGACGAGACTGACCCCAACAAGCTCCATGACCTGAAGGCCGACCTTGATAACTACCAGGTCTATGCGCCTAAGGATATAGAGCAGTTAGTTGAACTTTATCTCAATGGCTCTGACCGCGATAAACTCGATCCCATTCTTGACGTATGTGTAGCCGTTTATAAAGAACAGCTTGATGAAGACGGACAGGTTGATTTCAAAGGCAAAGCAAAAGCTTTCAACCGTACCTATGGTTTCCTTGCATCGATTCTTCCATATACAGATGCCGAATGGGAAAAGCTCTCAATATTCCTTAACTTCCTGGTACCCAAACTGCCAGCCCCTATCGAAGAAGATCTCTCGAAAGGCATTCTCGAAGCCATAGATATGGACAGTTACAGAGTTGAAAAACAGGCTGTGGTAAAAATCCAGCTTCCGGATTCAGATGCCGAAATCGAGCCTGTGCCTGCAAGCAGTGGTGGGTTCAAATCTGAACCTGAATTAGACCGGCTCAGTAATATCATCAAGAGTTTTAACGACCAGTTTGGCGGCATCCACTGGACTGATTCCGATAGGATTATCCACCTGATAACTGAAGAACTTCCGGCAGCGGTACTGGCAGACACCGCTTACCAGAATGCCCGAAAAAACTCGGACAAACAAAACGCTCGCATTGAACTTGACAAGGCTGCTCAACGTGCAGCAATTGCACGCATGAGTATCGAGACTGAGTTCTTCAAGCAGTTTAGTGATAACGAATCTTTCCGCCGTGCCGTGCTGGACACACTATTTTCGCTGACCTGGGACGACAGCAAAAAAGAATGA